The Geoalkalibacter subterraneus genome contains the following window.
TTCGACCACCGGCTTTTCGGCAAATTCCGGAATGCTGCGCACAAACAGGTGGTCATCGGGATGCAGCAACAGGTTGTGCTTGGGATCGCCTTCAAGGGCCGCCTGCAGGTTGATGGTCTGTCGGCTGGAGCGCATCCCTTCGGGAGCCGGTTCGAAGCGGGTCAGCTCCGCTTCCTGGAGGAAAGCGCCGCGGGCGACGTTGCCGCCTTCGATGACCAGGTCACGCACCCGCATCTCGTCAAAATAGCGGAAGGTGCCGGCCTCGCGCACCGCACCGGAGATTCTGACCGAGGCGGTATCTTCCATCTCCTCGCGGGAGAAAATCCGCACTTCGTCGTGGGCGCGCAGCTCGATGTTATCCTGCGGGTCGCCGGCCAGTGCACGGGCCAGGTTGACCGTCATCTTTTCAGGGGTGTACAGCGGCGGCGTCAGGCGCAGGATTTCAGCCGCCCCGGGATAATAATAGGGGAGCAGATTGTCATAGCGCACCAGCAGCTCGGACAGGCGCATCCCCTCGTGCAGCTGATAAAAGCCTGGGCGGGCGACAAACCCTTCAAGCCTCACGTAGCGGTTTTTCGCGGGAGAGATGGAATGGACCTGCACCAGGTCGCGATCCTGCATGGCGAACTCGAAGGGATCGATGTCGAGCCCGGTGGTATCAAGGTCAAGATCAATAACCTTGCGCCCCTGATGAGCAAGAACGCGCTCGATCTGGATTTTTTTGAGGTAGGCGGTGGACTGCAGACCGCCTGCCATCTGGAGCAGGTGGCGCAGCGTTTCGCCTTCCCTGAGTTCGTAAATGGCGGGGCGGCGCACATCTCCGGCGATACCGACCTGCGCGGACGCGATCGGCACATGAATAGTGTCGCCGGAACGAAGGCGCAGATCCTGCTTGCGATCGCCCGCCATGAAGAAATCGTAGAAATCAACATGGGCCATTGTCTGCCCCCCCCTCACCAGCTGCACGTCGCGCAGGCTGCCGTTGCGGCTGGGGCCGCCGGCCTGTGTCAGGGCATTGAGAATGGTGGACATGGAACTGACCGTGTAAGTTCCCGGATTTTCAACTTCCCCGACCAGGAAAACCTGGATGGAGCGCAGGCTGCCCATGGTGACGTTGATTTCAAAGTTACTGAAATATTTCGCCACCTGCCGCCGCAATGTTTCGCGCGCTTCGGCAAAGGTCTGCCCCCACAGGTTGACGGCACCGACGCGCGGCAGAGTCAGGCTGCCGCTGCGGTCAACAGTCACCTCGTAGTGCCCCTCAACGCCCCCCCACAAGTCGATGACCAGAGTGTCGCCGGGGCCGACTACGTAATCGGGACCGACCGGCGCCATGGGGTCAGGCAGAAAGGCAGCGTCATCCGTTTGGAAAAAATCGAAGCCGAACTGCTTTAGATCGCGATCAATGTCGCCGCCCTTGAGATCACGCGGCATCCAGGAAGAACGGCGCTGGTCCGTAAGTTCGAGAATCCGGCGACGCTCTTCCGCGTCGAGGGATTCAAGATAAAGCTGCTGGCGTCTTTCATCGAGCAGGTCGAACATCATGACTTTGTCGCGCAACGGCCATTCCGGCTCGCCTTCCTCTTTCGTCATCAGTTCAGCAAATATCTCTTTTCTACGCTGCTCTTCCTCCTGCTCCAAAGGGTCGGTGAGCGGTGTCGGGCGAGGCCCGCCGATGCGTCCTAAAGCTTCACCCAAAGGAACCGGTCCGCGTTGGAAAAGGGTCTCAACACGCGAGGGCTCCCGTTCTTTCCGCTCCTCCACTTGCGCCGGCGTCCGTGCATCCCGCGACGCTTCAGATGCGGCACCCCGCCGAGAGCTCTCGTCGCGTTGGTTTTCTCCGTTCACAGAATCTCGCCCAGCGGACGGCAATAGGGAACGAGTGTCGCGAGGAGCTTCTCTGGAGGCGTCAATCCGCCTCTGAAGGTCATCCCGATCAGCGGCTGCTGCCAGGGAAGGCGAAAAAAAACAGAACAGAAGGACCGCCAGGGTCAAAGGGAGAAAAAATTTCCGGGTGCTCATAAGCTCAAATCCACAGTCAGAAATGCCAGATGAAAGGTCTCGTCGCGTCCGGCGACAAACTCGAAGTTTTCTACGAAATCCACGGCATAGCGCCCACTGATGCGCAGCAGGCGGGAGGGCTGCCAGGCGATCTCCAACGCGGGCTGAAGGTGTTTTTCCCAAACGGGCTGATCGGCCCCGCGACGCTGGTAGTCCAGCTCGAGGCCCAGGGTCCACCCTTTGGGGAAATAAATGGATAATTCTGAGAAGAGGTCGGTGGCGCCGCCGCCCACATGGTGCCCCATGACGCGCTCGTCATAAGTATATCCCGAGCGATAAACAGAGTGGCGGTACCAGACGGAGTTCCGCCCTCTTTTTACCGTCAGGTCGGCGTATTCCAGTCGCAGGCTGGCACGCCCGCTGGGCTCAATCCGGGGCAGATACAGGCCGAGAAGCCAGGCTTTCTGGCTGATAAACCCGCCGGCCTCATCCTCGCCGCCCAGCTCGCCGTAGATCTCGGCGTTATAGGCAAAGGGCAGCAGAATCCGGCCGTCGAGGGCGGCGACGGAGTTGCTCGAATCCTCCTCGCCCTCGAGGTTTTTGCCGCCAAGGATGGTGATAAATTCGTCCAGGTCGATGCTGGGGCGCCCTTTGCCGCCGAACATGACGGTGCGCGAAGCGCCCAGCTCCACCCACGGCAACGGGCGGAAGTTAACCCGAGCACCGCCGAAATAAGGATCGGAGACGGTCCGGTTGTCATCAAGGCGGCTCCAGAAAACATCAAACCGAAAAGGCCCCAGGTACTTGAAAACCCACGGAAGCAGGGTCGGCGAAGGGTTGGTGATGCGCAGCATATCCTGCGGCTTGGCGTTGTTGGTCAACACCAGCGAACCATGGCGCCCCTGTCCCCACCACAGGGATTGACGGCCCACCGAAATCTCCAGCGGCCCCAGGGCCAGGGCGGCCTTACCTTCCAGCAGGCGCGAAGAGGTGCCCTCGTTGTCAAACTCAAACAACGGGCTGGCGGACAGCAGAAAACGGCTCCCTAAACGGGCCTCGCTGGCAAAGGAAACCAATCCGGCGCCATCCTCTTCCTGAGTGAGCCCGTCCCGATTGTAATCCAGGGCGAACTGGCGCGCATCGGAGCGAGGAAGAAAGGATGGATCACCGCTGCGATATCCCCCCTGAAGCCTCATGGAACGCAGCGGCTTTAAATAACTGCCGGTTGCAATATCCCCGGAGAGTTCCCGCAGCTCCGTGTCGAACTCGCGCCGCAATACATCCAGCAACTCCCGAGCAACCGGCGTGGCGGCAGTACGTTCGGAATTCTCCGCAGAACGAACCAGGCGGGCCGCCGCCAGGCGGGTGTAAGGGCGACTGCCTTGAAGGGAGGTCTCTATGTGACCGAGCCCTTCAAGCTTGTCGAGGGCGGGATAGATCCAGCTATCCAGGGGGATATTTGCAGAGGCCGTGGCAGCATGAACGGAGCCGGCGCAGAAAACCAAGGCAACCGTCAGCAGACATAAAACTTTTTTCACAACAAATAACCTTGCAGGATTTGGTGGTTCGTGGCAAGAAGGCGGAATGGAGTCACATTAAACAAACATAAAGTCTTTCTCAGAAGAGAAATAAGCTAGCAGACACTACAGTTCGTGTCAACGTCATTTTGCTTCGCAAATCCGGCGATTTTTTGCAGGAGATGCCGGAACTTACGCAAGGAGAAGATCTACCGTGCACCCTGCTTTCACACTCCACCATCACGGCGCCCGCGACGGGGTGACCGGATCCTGCCATGAGCTGCGCCTGGACGGTGGCGCGGGCATCCTGATCGACTGTGGCCTTTTTCAGGGCCGAGATGAGCGGGAACGGGGCGACGAGCGGCCGGAGATCGATTTTGAGATTGGGCATCTCAAGACGCTGGTGGTCACCCATGTGCATATCGATCATGTGGGGCGAATTCCTCACCTGTTGGCGGCGGGGTTCGACGGCCCGATCCTGTGCAGTGAGCCGTCGGCGGTGCTGCTGCCGCTGGTGCTGGAGGATGCGGTCAAGATCGGCTTTACCCGCGACCGGCGCCTGGTGGAGAAGTTCATCGCCCACATCAAAAAGCGCATCGTCGCCCTGCCCTACGGTCAATGGCACCCGATTGAGACCGGCACGGATGCGCCGAAACTTGCGATCAAACTGAACCCGGCCGGCCACATTCTCGGCTCGGCCTACGTCACCTGTCGCATCCAACCGGGGCTTTCCACCACAAACAACGGACAGCGGACAAAGGACAACCGCTACATCATCTTTTCCGGCGATCTGGGCGCCCCCTACACGCCGCTGCTGCCGACGCCGAAAGCGCCGTACCGGGCCGACCTGCTGGTTCTGGAGACCACCTACGGCGACCGGGTGCACGAGGGACGCAGGGAACGCCGCCAGCGCTTGCGGGAGGTGGTGGAGCGGGCGCTGGCGGATCGCGGGGTGATCCTGGTGCCGGCGTTCAGCATCGGCCGTACCCAGGAACTCCTATACGAGCTGGAGGAGATCATCCATCGCAACCGTGCGCGTTTTGCGGCCAAGGGGCTGCCGTGGGAGGAATTGGAGATCATCGTTGATTCTCCGTTGGCGTCCCGCTTTACCGAGGCCTACCGCGAGCTGCGCCCGTTCTGGGATGCGGAGGCGCGCGCCAGGGTGCGGGAGGGGCGTCATCCGCTGGCCTTCGAGCAGCTGACCACCGTAGACAGCCATTCGGATCATATGCACACGGTGAACTATCTGAAAAAACACCTGCGCCCCTGTATCGTCATTGCAGCCAGCGGTATGTGTGCCGGTGGGCGCATCGTCAATTACCTGAAAGCGCTGCTGGAGGAAGAGACTACCGATGTGCTGTTCGTCGGCTATCAGGCGGCGGGGACGCCGGGGCGCGACATCCAGAAATACGGCCCACGCAGCGGCTACGTGGTGCTGGACGGGCGCCGCTACGACATCCGCGCGCAGGTTCACACGCTGAGCGGCTACTCGGCCCACGCCGACCGCAAGGATCTCGTCAATTTCGTGCGCCGTATGCGCCACAGACCGCAGAAGGTGCGGCTGGTGCATGGCGAGGCAGAGGCGAAGGCGGCGCTGGCACGGGAGCTGGAGGCGTTGGGCGTCGATGTGGATTAAAAGCTGGCGGTAAAAACCGCCCCCCCTCCCAACCTCCCCCCGCTGGGGGGAGGAGAAAGCATTTCCCACATTGACCGGCCACATCTCACTCTTTATAATGTCAGAAAAAGTCAACGACATTCAAGGAGAGTTTCCATGTCTCAAATCACTGCCCGCCTCCCCGATGAAACGGTTTCTGCACTTGACCGCGCGGCGAAGAGTCTGCACCGCACTCGCGCCGACATCATCCGTCACGCCATCGAAGCGTACCTGGAGGACTTCGATGACCTGAGCCTGGCTGTGGAACGCTTGCGCGACCCCTGCGACGAAACCGTGAACTGGCAAGAGGCACGCCGTGCACTACTCGCTGACGATTAAGAGAAGTGCCCTCAAAGAAATGCAGGCACTGCCCAAGGCGGATCGCACCCGACTCGTGGCAGCGATCGACGCACTGGCTGAAAATCCTCACATCGGCAAACTGCTCAAAGGAAATCTTTCCGGTCTGCGGCGCCTTCGCGTGGGGGCATATCGGGTGGTGTACGAAATCAACGAGGATCAGGTCAGAATTCTCGTGCTGCGCGTGGCTCATCGCAAAGAAGTTTACCGATAGAGGAGGACCTTCCCCCCTCCCAACCTCCCCCCGCTGGGGGGAGGAGCAGATCCTTCCCCCTCTCCCAGCGGGAGAGGGTTGGGGTGAGGGAGTCGAAGGGAGAGGGTTGGGGTGAGGGAGTCCAAGGGAGAGGGTTGGGGTGAGGGAGCGAGGAGCTAAGTTAAATGACTCTGGAGAAGCTTGCGCAGCACTGAAGAAATCCGCCCCCGATCGGCGCCCACAAGTGCCCCGGCTTTTCTCAGGACAAGTTTCTCATCCAGAGTAAAGAGCTTCATCCTGACGATGGAGGGAGCCGGCAGGCCGGCTGCATCCAGATCCTCGATTTCAACATCGAGAGGCCAGTCGGAATTTCTGGCGCTGGTAATCATTGCCATGACCGCCTGGCCGACCGGCCGGTTAAATATCGCGGCATCAGATAGAATCAGCGCCGGACGCCGTTTTGTGGTCGCACGGTCGGTAAAAGGAAAAGGCACGACCACGACATCGAATGCCTCATAGATCATGATAGGCCTCTTCATCCGCGGAGGATTCCCATTCGGTCAGCGTGCCTTCCAGCGCCTGAGTAAAGGCCAGATCAACGGGGCGGGCCTTGCGCAGGGTGATGTGATCGTTTTCAATGTCGAAAGCGATGGCATCACCGGCGTCCAGTTGCAGAGCACGACGGACGGGTTCGGGAATGGTCGCCTGGTATTTTGAGGTTAGCTTGCTGGTCGATGTCTGCATTGTTGAACCTCCATAGAAGAAGGTGCGTTCCAAGGAACACACAGGTCATACTACCATTACCTCGGCCGTTGGGCAAACCTCCCCCCTCCCAACCTCCCCCCGCTGGGAGGAGGAGCAAACCTTTCCCCCTCTCCCAGCGGGAGAGGGTTGGGGTGAGGGAGCGCAAGTGAGAGGCGCGGAGTGAGGGAAAATACCGACTTATGCGTTGAAGATTACTCATTTTGCCGCTACTATTGAGTGGTTTCGCCGAATCCGGCCCTTCGCCCACAAAGAATCCACCATCTGCTCTGACTCATATCGAGGTTTTTTCATGATTGTCCCCGTCATCCTGTCCGGCGGAGCCGGAACCCGTCTATGGCCCCTGTCACGCGAACTTTATCCTAAACAACTGCTGCCGCTGGTGGGCGATCACACGATGCTGCAGGAAACGGTTCTGCGCCTTGACGGGCTGGCTGATCTGACGGCACCGCTGGTGGTATGCAACGAGGCCCACCGCTTCATGGTGGCGGAGCAGCTGCGCCAGGCCGGACACCCCGCCTCCACCATTATTCTGGAGCCGGTAGGGCGCAACACCGCACCGGCTGCCGCTGTCGCGGCCCTGCGCGCCATGGCTGAAGGCGATGACCCGCTGCTGCTGGTGCTGCCGGCCGACCATGTGATCGAGCGGCCGGAGGCGCTGCGGCAGGCGGTCAGCCTTGGGGTCTCGGCGGCGGAGGAAGGGCGGCTGTTGACTTTCGGCATCGTGCCGACCGCGCCGGAGACGG
Protein-coding sequences here:
- a CDS encoding ribbon-helix-helix protein, CopG family — its product is MSQITARLPDETVSALDRAAKSLHRTRADIIRHAIEAYLEDFDDLSLAVERLRDPCDETVNWQEARRALLADD
- a CDS encoding SLBB domain-containing protein — translated: MNGENQRDESSRRGAASEASRDARTPAQVEERKEREPSRVETLFQRGPVPLGEALGRIGGPRPTPLTDPLEQEEEQRRKEIFAELMTKEEGEPEWPLRDKVMMFDLLDERRQQLYLESLDAEERRRILELTDQRRSSWMPRDLKGGDIDRDLKQFGFDFFQTDDAAFLPDPMAPVGPDYVVGPGDTLVIDLWGGVEGHYEVTVDRSGSLTLPRVGAVNLWGQTFAEARETLRRQVAKYFSNFEINVTMGSLRSIQVFLVGEVENPGTYTVSSMSTILNALTQAGGPSRNGSLRDVQLVRGGQTMAHVDFYDFFMAGDRKQDLRLRSGDTIHVPIASAQVGIAGDVRRPAIYELREGETLRHLLQMAGGLQSTAYLKKIQIERVLAHQGRKVIDLDLDTTGLDIDPFEFAMQDRDLVQVHSISPAKNRYVRLEGFVARPGFYQLHEGMRLSELLVRYDNLLPYYYPGAAEILRLTPPLYTPEKMTVNLARALAGDPQDNIELRAHDEVRIFSREEMEDTASVRISGAVREAGTFRYFDEMRVRDLVIEGGNVARGAFLQEAELTRFEPAPEGMRSSRQTINLQAALEGDPKHNLLLHPDDHLFVRSIPEFAEKPVVELQGEVRFPGQYPIAKGETLASLIERAGGFTEGAYLRGATFTREEVRETQRERFDALILEQEQEILRASSDIASGALSAEEIKSAETLLNARQQMVEKLKNLPVTGRMVVNLAPLDTLRGSAADIELKDGDTLIIPANPKTVSVLGQVYNQTTLAFAPGKTVSYYMNKVGGTRKNADSDEMYIVRADGTVYSKQQAGAGLGWDRENFRWVLGGFNNTQIYPGDTILVPEKYERTDIMREVKDLTQIIYQMALGAAAVASF
- a CDS encoding capsule assembly Wzi family protein, which produces MKKVLCLLTVALVFCAGSVHAATASANIPLDSWIYPALDKLEGLGHIETSLQGSRPYTRLAAARLVRSAENSERTAATPVARELLDVLRREFDTELRELSGDIATGSYLKPLRSMRLQGGYRSGDPSFLPRSDARQFALDYNRDGLTQEEDGAGLVSFASEARLGSRFLLSASPLFEFDNEGTSSRLLEGKAALALGPLEISVGRQSLWWGQGRHGSLVLTNNAKPQDMLRITNPSPTLLPWVFKYLGPFRFDVFWSRLDDNRTVSDPYFGGARVNFRPLPWVELGASRTVMFGGKGRPSIDLDEFITILGGKNLEGEEDSSNSVAALDGRILLPFAYNAEIYGELGGEDEAGGFISQKAWLLGLYLPRIEPSGRASLRLEYADLTVKRGRNSVWYRHSVYRSGYTYDERVMGHHVGGGATDLFSELSIYFPKGWTLGLELDYQRRGADQPVWEKHLQPALEIAWQPSRLLRISGRYAVDFVENFEFVAGRDETFHLAFLTVDLSL
- a CDS encoding type II toxin-antitoxin system RelE family toxin encodes the protein MHYSLTIKRSALKEMQALPKADRTRLVAAIDALAENPHIGKLLKGNLSGLRRLRVGAYRVVYEINEDQVRILVLRVAHRKEVYR
- a CDS encoding MBL fold metallo-hydrolase RNA specificity domain-containing protein, with the protein product MHPAFTLHHHGARDGVTGSCHELRLDGGAGILIDCGLFQGRDERERGDERPEIDFEIGHLKTLVVTHVHIDHVGRIPHLLAAGFDGPILCSEPSAVLLPLVLEDAVKIGFTRDRRLVEKFIAHIKKRIVALPYGQWHPIETGTDAPKLAIKLNPAGHILGSAYVTCRIQPGLSTTNNGQRTKDNRYIIFSGDLGAPYTPLLPTPKAPYRADLLVLETTYGDRVHEGRRERRQRLREVVERALADRGVILVPAFSIGRTQELLYELEEIIHRNRARFAAKGLPWEELEIIVDSPLASRFTEAYRELRPFWDAEARARVREGRHPLAFEQLTTVDSHSDHMHTVNYLKKHLRPCIVIAASGMCAGGRIVNYLKALLEEETTDVLFVGYQAAGTPGRDIQKYGPRSGYVVLDGRRYDIRAQVHTLSGYSAHADRKDLVNFVRRMRHRPQKVRLVHGEAEAKAALARELEALGVDVD
- a CDS encoding type II toxin-antitoxin system PemK/MazF family toxin; amino-acid sequence: MIYEAFDVVVVPFPFTDRATTKRRPALILSDAAIFNRPVGQAVMAMITSARNSDWPLDVEIEDLDAAGLPAPSIVRMKLFTLDEKLVLRKAGALVGADRGRISSVLRKLLQSHLT
- a CDS encoding AbrB/MazE/SpoVT family DNA-binding domain-containing protein, producing MQTSTSKLTSKYQATIPEPVRRALQLDAGDAIAFDIENDHITLRKARPVDLAFTQALEGTLTEWESSADEEAYHDL